From Hylaeus volcanicus isolate JK05 chromosome 2, UHH_iyHylVolc1.0_haploid, whole genome shotgun sequence, the proteins below share one genomic window:
- the LOC128872343 gene encoding lactosylceramide 4-alpha-galactosyltransferase-like produces the protein MPQTRSRKMKRRLILCVVCAIVLVVIVISTNGDFIQRVSLLVDLGDPNDVTCYYENNAANFLPNYYSGSDAEEPRNDRNIFFHETSCFNEDSLILNARQACAVESAAKMNPNMKVYLFFLSAARTSNQSRDIFDLLQTYPNIKIKHIYPEEYVKDTPLELWYKSGMLRTSQWPRSHMSDMLRYLTLWKYGGIYLDLDVIVTTSLERLTNFAGAEDWDDVAAGVMGFDMSSLGRRMADACIRDFKTNFRGYDWGNNGPGVITRTLQNICSTKYARDMTTARCHGFKVFPPTAFYPIHYKNWKMYFETKDKNATMKMLERAMAIHVWNKLSKSEEVRVNSDVPYAVIARRHCPIVFNNCGTVF, from the exons ATGCCTCAAACCCGTTCGCGTAAAATGAAGAGAAGACTGATTCTGTGCGTCGTTTGTGCTATCGTACTGGTCGTTATTGTGATTTCGACGAATGGCGATTTCATTCAACGCGTGTCGCTTCTCGTGGACCTCGGCGATCCCAACGATGTCACGTGTTACTATGAAAATAACGCAGCGAACTTTCTTCCGAATTATTATTCGGGATCAG ACGCCGAAGAGCCGAGGAacgacagaaatatttttttccacgaGACATCCTGCTTCAACGAAGATAGCCTGATTCTGAACGCACGCCAGGCGTGCGCCGTTGAATCCGCAGCCAAGATGAATCCGAACATGAAAGTGTATCTATTCTTTCTATCCGCCGCGAGAACCTCCAATCAGTCGAGAGATATCTTCGATCTTTTACAGACTTATCCGAACATTAAGATCAAGCATATTTACCCCGAGGAGTACGTAAAAGATACACCATTGGAATTGTGGTACAAGAGCGGCATGCTGCGAACGAGTCAATGGCCAAGGAGTCACATGTCGGACATGCTCAGATATCTCACCCTTTGGAAATACGGAGGGATATATCTCGATCTCGATGTCATCGTTACAAC ATCGCTGGAGCGTTTAACGAACTTCGCCGGAGCTGAAGACTGGGACGACGTTGCCGCTGGCGTGATGGGATTCGATATGTCGTCGCTGGGTCGTCGCATGGCCGACGCCTGTATTCGTGATTTTAAGACGAACTTCCGCGGTTACGATTGGGGAAACAATGGACCTGGCGTGATCACAAGGACTctgcaaaatatttgttctacGAAATAC GCTCGAGATATGACCACCGCTCGCTGCCACGGCTTTAAAGTATTCCCTCCGACGGCGTTTTATCCGATTCACTACAAAAACTGGAAAATGTACTTCGAGACGAAGGATAAGAATGCGACAATGAAGATGTTGGAAAGAGCCATGGCCATTCACGTTTGGAACAAGCTTAGTAAATCCGAAGAAGTCCGGGTGAACAGCGACGTTCCTTACGCCGTCATCGCGCGGAGACATTGTCCGAtcgtttttaataattgcgGGAcggtattttaa
- the LOC128872341 gene encoding zinc finger protein Xfin-like isoform X1, with protein sequence MARVCIYERAVNAVLADVTFYDKLNQYVNGIKIKDEIRDQPDTNDCDASLAVDRSSPATRSKSRVIEDRYLLSTNNKENERVSYKKYGDSKNKVSNVNERKRKCCLASENLGEQGLRTANKRRKYSRGRGRGDQYRARKRKPKYSAECDVCLVLFTNETELKTHKLVNGTGYRCVCDKCNAVFSLESSLLRHKCLPTQRPQVRGRKYFICNFCDRRFSYRKPLQSHLFHIHGNHILPSVDEVVENVDNGTIEDAGHRVTNGDADRVDEDVSKENVEDHVANSPTRDTLNSSNGSPRKKLRQTTLTEFLPFLTKKECVTPEKVGSAEKTVVIPTENVTEGINLLSRKGVIDTPMGNENSGCLARIETDSFIDIIPFDKIKIEPEDPYVSTPSQNASRRLKQMVSGDGIQSSVKLYNEMPLEPVGERGSIIVTRRKKRESAQILWERKLKAEYKCKECVIPLERCDWILKGEHLFNESERSMLERIASIKTKENSNEDRLTSRNYPTLKALDVPLVRVSKVVNVKTNEDKERRRKRRRKRVTTGNVKVNNVANRCRICKMSFSSKKNMGDHVKLQHTIYISSICNARYTSKFKLWHHYLIRHTNFASKKCHVCHEKLKTRATLERHMVLHCIKSIRSRHDRLPINREARCNAVRKLYQCRGCGKRYWWKSCLDQHRRVCSRMNANKNTRKKEEASCGNGINTRLGNEETTAVAITSDSGANNSLTEYSGNASFNTSSGTRFVSALPHPDRSQSQSPTVNRKRLINSIVCVKGYQIDVSGLDKTKFPCVICNRQFQTFQNLCLHERTYCKPADSPCTVCGTAFTTKRLLQRHVIDTHAATSSQTYKYFCKYCNQGFIKKPNLHVHERHFHSSEQAVTTSRPCQSNESTLSVNTVCSVCNLVFESYERFVEHNMYYYKGQVFTCMFCSQTFDGLFMLHHHSKLIHYTEATRTSYAYMCDVCNEGFSQESHFHAHKFHVHLRDAPADTGDQLTIQDHNYALKLNNHDKQMKIPLMPYTCDVCTLSFTNETDLRTHEMEYSLDGDFQCSKCERKCSSYAILSKHQSLNHSDCEASKCYRCRFCGEVLTTSKSIVCHERHFHATGCASRSSSSKNGSQRSVGKVRDDSHDARDRFTCVTCGTRFDEETELKDHLLEYSDIGGYSCDVCRRKFGDSHRLEKHRTKHARMNAVLSEHHCPICHEEFTSAANVRMHILHLHGYETFSGVPTERPIGTRTNSDTTTNAVVNVETGSASSLNGSISSSTDQPQQRLLRCPECYITFDTEINLRKHRLQFLDTGNYICEYCGRKFPRLKLLRAHVNKHSANVEDQARYLKHECLYCDEKFRHLASQYSHIVHLHGDKLNGKNKKDLPFADTNLDLNAIMNDLDHDLLDDFEDDRCSENAPLEVVDGAVEQPVAANPVNESNGEQEVSSSTVVNAADEECISRRDATDSKNLYTCPICSLTFTASNRFKLHFKFTHCDSTFAEERVFMERARKVQASLSSTGHEMPKDFNVDVDDSDVVEIIFEKKARNGECHPRIPVSDKDNSYIQVSRDCYLRSTIKHIGSSPVANAAAVTGNLSKLKVKSFAKFN encoded by the exons ATGGCTCGAGTCTGCATATATGAACGTGCTGTCAACGCTGTTCTGGCAGATGTTACATTCTACGATAAACTAAAT cAGTATGTAAACGGAATAAAGATCAAAGATGAGATACGGGATCAGCCGGACACCAACGATTGCGACGCTTCGTTGGCAGTCGACAGATCGTCCCCGGCGACCCGAAGTAAATCGAGAGTAATAGAAGATCGATATTTACTTTCGACGAATAATAAGGAGAACGAGCGTGTATCGTATAAGAAATATGGGGACTCGAAAAACAAAGTATCGAACgttaacgaaagaaaacgtAAATGTTGTCTGGCGTCGGAGAATTTAGGAGAGCAAGGGCTTCGAACTGCAAATAAACGTCGAAAGTATTCGCGGGGACGCGGACGCGGGGATCAGTATCGTGCACGCAAGAGGAAACCAAAGTACTCAGCGGAATGCGACGTGTGCTTGGTACTATTTACCAATGAGACTGAGCTGAAGACTCATAAGCTAGTGAACGGAACAGGTTATAGGTGTGTCTGTGATAAATGCAACGCGGTATTCTCGTTGGAATCATCGTTATTGCGGCACAAGTGTTTACCAACGCAACGTCCACAAGTTCGcggtagaaaatattttatttgtaacttcTGCGACCGAAGATTCTCGTATAGGAAACCTTTGCAGTCGCATTTGTTTCACATACACGGAAACCACATTCTCCCTTCGGTGGACGAGGTCGTTGAAAACGTCGACAATGGAACAATAGAAGATGCCGGCCATCGTGTAACTAACGGTGACGCCGATCGAGTTGACGAAGACGTATCGAAAGAAAACGTCGAGGATCACGTAGCGAACAGTCCCACGAGAGACACGTTGAACAGTTCGAATGGCTCaccgagaaaaaaattgaggCAGACGACTCTCACGGAATTTCTTCCATTCTTAACTAAGAAAGAATGCGTTACCCCAGAAAAAGTTGGTTCCGCGGAGAAGACCGTTGTTATTCCTACAGAAAATGTGACAGAAGGTATAAATCTGTTATCTCGAAAAGGGGTAATAGACACACCGATGGGAAACGAAAACTCAGGCTGCCTTGCTCGTATAGAAACCGATTCCTTTATCGATATAATAccattcgataaaataaaaattgagccGGAAGATCCCTACGTTTCTACCCCTTCGCAGAACGCGTCGCGCAGGCTTAAACAAATGGTAAGCGGCGATGGTATCCAGTCGTCGGTTAAATTGTACAATGAAATGCCTCTTGAACCAGTCGGTGAAAGGGGCTCGATTATTGTCACACGGAGAAAAAAACGGGAAAGTGCGCAGATATTGTGGGAACGAAAGCTGAAAGcggaatataaatgtaaagagTGCGTGATTCCGTTGGAGAGGTGCGACTGGATTCTGAAAGGCGAACATTTATTCAACGAATCGGAACGTAGTATGCTGGAAAGAATCGCCTCgataaaaacgaaagagaacTCGAACGAAGATCGGTTAACGAGTAGAAATTATCCGACGTTGAAAGCGTTGGATGTCCCGCTGGTGAGAGTGAGTAAGGTTGTCAACGTCAAAACGAACGAAGACAAAGAGCGAAGGAGAAAGAGGAGACGTAAACGCGTAACGACGGGTAACGTTAAAGTTAATAACGTAGCAAATCGgtgtagaatttgtaaaatgtcATTTTCTTCCAAGAAGAACATGGGCGACCACGTGAAACTACAGCACACGATTTACATTTCGAGTATATGTAACGCCCGTTACACGTCCAAATTCAAGTTGTGGCATCACTATTTAATTCGGCACACGAATTTCGCGAGTAAGAAATGTCACGTTTGTCACGAGAAGCTGAAGACACGCGCGACGCTGGAACGACACATGGTCTTGCACTGCATAAAAAGTATACGATCGAGACACGACCGTCTGCCGATAAATCGCGAGGCGAGGTGCAACGCGGTTAGGAAATTGTATCAGTGCAGAGGTTGCGGTAAACGATATTGGTGGAAGTCGTGTTTGGATCAGCATCGCAGGGTGTGCTCCCGGATgaacgcgaataaaaatacgagGAAGAAAGAGGAAGCCTCTTGCGGGAACGGTATTAATACTCGTTTGGGAAACGAGGAAACGACGGCTGTCGCGATTACCAGCGACAGCGGGGCGAATAATTCTTTGACGGAATATTCGGGTAACGCGTCGTTTAATACTTCTTCTGGTACTCGTTTTGTGTCCGCGTTACCCCATCCGGATCGGTCGCAGTCGCAATCGCCGACAGTAAATCGCAAAAGGCTGATCAATAGCATCGTATGCGTGAAAGGTTACCAAATCGACGTGAGCGGATTGGACAAAACGAAATTTCCCTGCGTCATTTGCAATCGACAATTTCAAACGTTCCAGAACTTGTGTTTACACGAGCGTACATACTGCAAGCCCGCCGACAGTCCTTGCACGGTCTGCGGTACCGCGTTCACTACAAAGAGACTCTTGCAACGTCACGTGATCGACACTCACGCGGCCACGTCATCGCAAACCTACAAGTATTTTTGCAAGTATTGCAACCAgggtttcattaaaaaaccGAACCTCCACGTTCACGAGCGTCACTTTCACAGCAGCGAGCAAGCCGTCACGACGTCGAGACCGTGTCAGAGCAACGAAAGTACCCTGAGCGTGAACACGGTGTGCTCCGTCTGTAACTTGGTGTTCGAGTCTTACGAGCGTTTCGTCGAGCACAACATGTACTATTACAAGGGGCAAGTTTTCACGTGTATGTTTTGCAGTCAGACGTTCGACGGGCTGTTCATGCTTCACCATCACAGCAAGTTGATACATTACACGGAGGCGACACGTACCTCGTACGCTTACATGTGCGACGTATGCAACGAGGGATTCTCCCAAGAATCGCATTTCCACGCGCACAAGTTCCACGTGCATTTGAGGGATGCGCCCGCTGACACCGGCGACCAACTAACGATACAGGACCACAATTACGCGCTGAAATTGAACAACCACGACAAGCAGATGAAGATACCGCTGATGCCGTACACTTGCGACGTGTGCACCTTGAGCTTCACCAACGAGACCGATCTACGGACGCACGAGATGGAATACTCTCTCGACGGTGACTTCCAGTGTAGCAAGTGCGAGAGGAAGTGCAGCAGCTACGCCATTCTTAGCAAGCATCAAAGTTTGAACCACAGCGATTGCGAGGCGAGCAAGTGTTACAGGTGCCGGTTCTGCGGGGAGGTGTTGACGACGAGCAAATCGATCGTGTGCCACGAGAGACACTTTCACGCGACCGGCTGCGCTTCGCGGAGTTCCTCTTCGAAGAACGGGAGCCAGCGGTCCGTCGGCAAGGTTCGCGACGATTCTCACGACGCGAGGGATCGCTTCACGTGCGTGACTTGCGGCACGAGGTTCGACGAAGAGACCGAGCTAAAGGATCACTTGTTGGAATACTCCGACATCGGTGGGTATTCGTGCGACGTTTGTCGTAGAAAGTTCGGGGACTCGCATCGTTTGGAGAAGCACCGAACGAAACACGCGAGAATGAACGCTGTGTTGTCCGAGCATCACTGTCCTATATGCCACGAGGAATTTACTAGCGCTGCGAATGTTCGGATGCACATATTACACTTGCACGGGTACGAAACGTTTTCAGGCGTGCCTACCGAACGACCGATCGGCACTCGAACGAACAGCGATACGACGACGAACGCGGTTGTAAACGTCGAAACTGGATCTGCCAGTTCGTTAAACGGTTCTATTTCCTCTTCTACCGATCAACCGCAGCAACGTCTCTTGAGATGTCCGGAGTGCTATATAACGTTCGacactgaaattaatttacggaAACATAGGTTGCAGTTCCTCGATACCGGCAACTACATATGCGAGTATTGCGGTCGTAAATTTCCTAGGCTGAAGCTGCTCAGAGCGCATGTAAATAAACACAGCGCCAACGTCGAGGATCAAGCCCGCTACTTGAAGCACGAATGCCTCTACTGCGACGAAAAGTTTCGACATCTGGCGTCCCAGTATTCGCATATCGTGCATCTACACGGGGATAAGTTGAACGGTAAGAACAAAAAGGATCTACCGTTCGCTGATACCAACCTGGACTTGAACGCTATAATGAACGACCTCGACCATGACCTACTCGACGATTTCGAAGACGACCGCTGTTCCGAAAATGCCCCGCTGGAAGTTGTCGACGGAGCCGTCGAACAACCGGTTGCAGCGAATCCCGTGAACGAATCGAACGGCGAACAGGAAGTATCGTCTTCGACGGTAGTCAATGCTGCCGATGAAGAATGTATCTCTCGAAGGGACGCGACCGACTCAAAGAATCTTTATACCTGTCCTATATGTAGTTTAACATTCACGGCGTCGAATAgattcaaattacattttaagtTCACCCATTGCGACTCGACTTTCGCCGAAGAACGGGTGTTTATGGAACGCGCCCGCAAAGTACAAGCATCCCTTTCCTCGACTGGTCACGAAATGCCAAAAGACTTCAACGTAGACGTAGACGATTCCGACGTGGTAGAAATCATTTTCGAAAAGAAGGCGCGCAACGGAGAATGCCATCCAAGGATTCCAGTGTCCGATAAAGATAATTCCTACATCCAGGTGTCTCGCGACTGTTACTTAAGATCCACGATCAAACATATCGGAAGTTCGCCCGTGGCGAATGCAGCCGCGGTAACCGGGAATCTTTCGAAACTGAAAGTGAAGTCGTtcgcgaaatttaattaa
- the LOC128872341 gene encoding zinc finger protein Xfin-like isoform X2, whose amino-acid sequence MARVCIYERAVNAVLADVTFYDKLNYVNGIKIKDEIRDQPDTNDCDASLAVDRSSPATRSKSRVIEDRYLLSTNNKENERVSYKKYGDSKNKVSNVNERKRKCCLASENLGEQGLRTANKRRKYSRGRGRGDQYRARKRKPKYSAECDVCLVLFTNETELKTHKLVNGTGYRCVCDKCNAVFSLESSLLRHKCLPTQRPQVRGRKYFICNFCDRRFSYRKPLQSHLFHIHGNHILPSVDEVVENVDNGTIEDAGHRVTNGDADRVDEDVSKENVEDHVANSPTRDTLNSSNGSPRKKLRQTTLTEFLPFLTKKECVTPEKVGSAEKTVVIPTENVTEGINLLSRKGVIDTPMGNENSGCLARIETDSFIDIIPFDKIKIEPEDPYVSTPSQNASRRLKQMVSGDGIQSSVKLYNEMPLEPVGERGSIIVTRRKKRESAQILWERKLKAEYKCKECVIPLERCDWILKGEHLFNESERSMLERIASIKTKENSNEDRLTSRNYPTLKALDVPLVRVSKVVNVKTNEDKERRRKRRRKRVTTGNVKVNNVANRCRICKMSFSSKKNMGDHVKLQHTIYISSICNARYTSKFKLWHHYLIRHTNFASKKCHVCHEKLKTRATLERHMVLHCIKSIRSRHDRLPINREARCNAVRKLYQCRGCGKRYWWKSCLDQHRRVCSRMNANKNTRKKEEASCGNGINTRLGNEETTAVAITSDSGANNSLTEYSGNASFNTSSGTRFVSALPHPDRSQSQSPTVNRKRLINSIVCVKGYQIDVSGLDKTKFPCVICNRQFQTFQNLCLHERTYCKPADSPCTVCGTAFTTKRLLQRHVIDTHAATSSQTYKYFCKYCNQGFIKKPNLHVHERHFHSSEQAVTTSRPCQSNESTLSVNTVCSVCNLVFESYERFVEHNMYYYKGQVFTCMFCSQTFDGLFMLHHHSKLIHYTEATRTSYAYMCDVCNEGFSQESHFHAHKFHVHLRDAPADTGDQLTIQDHNYALKLNNHDKQMKIPLMPYTCDVCTLSFTNETDLRTHEMEYSLDGDFQCSKCERKCSSYAILSKHQSLNHSDCEASKCYRCRFCGEVLTTSKSIVCHERHFHATGCASRSSSSKNGSQRSVGKVRDDSHDARDRFTCVTCGTRFDEETELKDHLLEYSDIGGYSCDVCRRKFGDSHRLEKHRTKHARMNAVLSEHHCPICHEEFTSAANVRMHILHLHGYETFSGVPTERPIGTRTNSDTTTNAVVNVETGSASSLNGSISSSTDQPQQRLLRCPECYITFDTEINLRKHRLQFLDTGNYICEYCGRKFPRLKLLRAHVNKHSANVEDQARYLKHECLYCDEKFRHLASQYSHIVHLHGDKLNGKNKKDLPFADTNLDLNAIMNDLDHDLLDDFEDDRCSENAPLEVVDGAVEQPVAANPVNESNGEQEVSSSTVVNAADEECISRRDATDSKNLYTCPICSLTFTASNRFKLHFKFTHCDSTFAEERVFMERARKVQASLSSTGHEMPKDFNVDVDDSDVVEIIFEKKARNGECHPRIPVSDKDNSYIQVSRDCYLRSTIKHIGSSPVANAAAVTGNLSKLKVKSFAKFN is encoded by the exons ATGGCTCGAGTCTGCATATATGAACGTGCTGTCAACGCTGTTCTGGCAGATGTTACATTCTACGATAAACTAAAT TATGTAAACGGAATAAAGATCAAAGATGAGATACGGGATCAGCCGGACACCAACGATTGCGACGCTTCGTTGGCAGTCGACAGATCGTCCCCGGCGACCCGAAGTAAATCGAGAGTAATAGAAGATCGATATTTACTTTCGACGAATAATAAGGAGAACGAGCGTGTATCGTATAAGAAATATGGGGACTCGAAAAACAAAGTATCGAACgttaacgaaagaaaacgtAAATGTTGTCTGGCGTCGGAGAATTTAGGAGAGCAAGGGCTTCGAACTGCAAATAAACGTCGAAAGTATTCGCGGGGACGCGGACGCGGGGATCAGTATCGTGCACGCAAGAGGAAACCAAAGTACTCAGCGGAATGCGACGTGTGCTTGGTACTATTTACCAATGAGACTGAGCTGAAGACTCATAAGCTAGTGAACGGAACAGGTTATAGGTGTGTCTGTGATAAATGCAACGCGGTATTCTCGTTGGAATCATCGTTATTGCGGCACAAGTGTTTACCAACGCAACGTCCACAAGTTCGcggtagaaaatattttatttgtaacttcTGCGACCGAAGATTCTCGTATAGGAAACCTTTGCAGTCGCATTTGTTTCACATACACGGAAACCACATTCTCCCTTCGGTGGACGAGGTCGTTGAAAACGTCGACAATGGAACAATAGAAGATGCCGGCCATCGTGTAACTAACGGTGACGCCGATCGAGTTGACGAAGACGTATCGAAAGAAAACGTCGAGGATCACGTAGCGAACAGTCCCACGAGAGACACGTTGAACAGTTCGAATGGCTCaccgagaaaaaaattgaggCAGACGACTCTCACGGAATTTCTTCCATTCTTAACTAAGAAAGAATGCGTTACCCCAGAAAAAGTTGGTTCCGCGGAGAAGACCGTTGTTATTCCTACAGAAAATGTGACAGAAGGTATAAATCTGTTATCTCGAAAAGGGGTAATAGACACACCGATGGGAAACGAAAACTCAGGCTGCCTTGCTCGTATAGAAACCGATTCCTTTATCGATATAATAccattcgataaaataaaaattgagccGGAAGATCCCTACGTTTCTACCCCTTCGCAGAACGCGTCGCGCAGGCTTAAACAAATGGTAAGCGGCGATGGTATCCAGTCGTCGGTTAAATTGTACAATGAAATGCCTCTTGAACCAGTCGGTGAAAGGGGCTCGATTATTGTCACACGGAGAAAAAAACGGGAAAGTGCGCAGATATTGTGGGAACGAAAGCTGAAAGcggaatataaatgtaaagagTGCGTGATTCCGTTGGAGAGGTGCGACTGGATTCTGAAAGGCGAACATTTATTCAACGAATCGGAACGTAGTATGCTGGAAAGAATCGCCTCgataaaaacgaaagagaacTCGAACGAAGATCGGTTAACGAGTAGAAATTATCCGACGTTGAAAGCGTTGGATGTCCCGCTGGTGAGAGTGAGTAAGGTTGTCAACGTCAAAACGAACGAAGACAAAGAGCGAAGGAGAAAGAGGAGACGTAAACGCGTAACGACGGGTAACGTTAAAGTTAATAACGTAGCAAATCGgtgtagaatttgtaaaatgtcATTTTCTTCCAAGAAGAACATGGGCGACCACGTGAAACTACAGCACACGATTTACATTTCGAGTATATGTAACGCCCGTTACACGTCCAAATTCAAGTTGTGGCATCACTATTTAATTCGGCACACGAATTTCGCGAGTAAGAAATGTCACGTTTGTCACGAGAAGCTGAAGACACGCGCGACGCTGGAACGACACATGGTCTTGCACTGCATAAAAAGTATACGATCGAGACACGACCGTCTGCCGATAAATCGCGAGGCGAGGTGCAACGCGGTTAGGAAATTGTATCAGTGCAGAGGTTGCGGTAAACGATATTGGTGGAAGTCGTGTTTGGATCAGCATCGCAGGGTGTGCTCCCGGATgaacgcgaataaaaatacgagGAAGAAAGAGGAAGCCTCTTGCGGGAACGGTATTAATACTCGTTTGGGAAACGAGGAAACGACGGCTGTCGCGATTACCAGCGACAGCGGGGCGAATAATTCTTTGACGGAATATTCGGGTAACGCGTCGTTTAATACTTCTTCTGGTACTCGTTTTGTGTCCGCGTTACCCCATCCGGATCGGTCGCAGTCGCAATCGCCGACAGTAAATCGCAAAAGGCTGATCAATAGCATCGTATGCGTGAAAGGTTACCAAATCGACGTGAGCGGATTGGACAAAACGAAATTTCCCTGCGTCATTTGCAATCGACAATTTCAAACGTTCCAGAACTTGTGTTTACACGAGCGTACATACTGCAAGCCCGCCGACAGTCCTTGCACGGTCTGCGGTACCGCGTTCACTACAAAGAGACTCTTGCAACGTCACGTGATCGACACTCACGCGGCCACGTCATCGCAAACCTACAAGTATTTTTGCAAGTATTGCAACCAgggtttcattaaaaaaccGAACCTCCACGTTCACGAGCGTCACTTTCACAGCAGCGAGCAAGCCGTCACGACGTCGAGACCGTGTCAGAGCAACGAAAGTACCCTGAGCGTGAACACGGTGTGCTCCGTCTGTAACTTGGTGTTCGAGTCTTACGAGCGTTTCGTCGAGCACAACATGTACTATTACAAGGGGCAAGTTTTCACGTGTATGTTTTGCAGTCAGACGTTCGACGGGCTGTTCATGCTTCACCATCACAGCAAGTTGATACATTACACGGAGGCGACACGTACCTCGTACGCTTACATGTGCGACGTATGCAACGAGGGATTCTCCCAAGAATCGCATTTCCACGCGCACAAGTTCCACGTGCATTTGAGGGATGCGCCCGCTGACACCGGCGACCAACTAACGATACAGGACCACAATTACGCGCTGAAATTGAACAACCACGACAAGCAGATGAAGATACCGCTGATGCCGTACACTTGCGACGTGTGCACCTTGAGCTTCACCAACGAGACCGATCTACGGACGCACGAGATGGAATACTCTCTCGACGGTGACTTCCAGTGTAGCAAGTGCGAGAGGAAGTGCAGCAGCTACGCCATTCTTAGCAAGCATCAAAGTTTGAACCACAGCGATTGCGAGGCGAGCAAGTGTTACAGGTGCCGGTTCTGCGGGGAGGTGTTGACGACGAGCAAATCGATCGTGTGCCACGAGAGACACTTTCACGCGACCGGCTGCGCTTCGCGGAGTTCCTCTTCGAAGAACGGGAGCCAGCGGTCCGTCGGCAAGGTTCGCGACGATTCTCACGACGCGAGGGATCGCTTCACGTGCGTGACTTGCGGCACGAGGTTCGACGAAGAGACCGAGCTAAAGGATCACTTGTTGGAATACTCCGACATCGGTGGGTATTCGTGCGACGTTTGTCGTAGAAAGTTCGGGGACTCGCATCGTTTGGAGAAGCACCGAACGAAACACGCGAGAATGAACGCTGTGTTGTCCGAGCATCACTGTCCTATATGCCACGAGGAATTTACTAGCGCTGCGAATGTTCGGATGCACATATTACACTTGCACGGGTACGAAACGTTTTCAGGCGTGCCTACCGAACGACCGATCGGCACTCGAACGAACAGCGATACGACGACGAACGCGGTTGTAAACGTCGAAACTGGATCTGCCAGTTCGTTAAACGGTTCTATTTCCTCTTCTACCGATCAACCGCAGCAACGTCTCTTGAGATGTCCGGAGTGCTATATAACGTTCGacactgaaattaatttacggaAACATAGGTTGCAGTTCCTCGATACCGGCAACTACATATGCGAGTATTGCGGTCGTAAATTTCCTAGGCTGAAGCTGCTCAGAGCGCATGTAAATAAACACAGCGCCAACGTCGAGGATCAAGCCCGCTACTTGAAGCACGAATGCCTCTACTGCGACGAAAAGTTTCGACATCTGGCGTCCCAGTATTCGCATATCGTGCATCTACACGGGGATAAGTTGAACGGTAAGAACAAAAAGGATCTACCGTTCGCTGATACCAACCTGGACTTGAACGCTATAATGAACGACCTCGACCATGACCTACTCGACGATTTCGAAGACGACCGCTGTTCCGAAAATGCCCCGCTGGAAGTTGTCGACGGAGCCGTCGAACAACCGGTTGCAGCGAATCCCGTGAACGAATCGAACGGCGAACAGGAAGTATCGTCTTCGACGGTAGTCAATGCTGCCGATGAAGAATGTATCTCTCGAAGGGACGCGACCGACTCAAAGAATCTTTATACCTGTCCTATATGTAGTTTAACATTCACGGCGTCGAATAgattcaaattacattttaagtTCACCCATTGCGACTCGACTTTCGCCGAAGAACGGGTGTTTATGGAACGCGCCCGCAAAGTACAAGCATCCCTTTCCTCGACTGGTCACGAAATGCCAAAAGACTTCAACGTAGACGTAGACGATTCCGACGTGGTAGAAATCATTTTCGAAAAGAAGGCGCGCAACGGAGAATGCCATCCAAGGATTCCAGTGTCCGATAAAGATAATTCCTACATCCAGGTGTCTCGCGACTGTTACTTAAGATCCACGATCAAACATATCGGAAGTTCGCCCGTGGCGAATGCAGCCGCGGTAACCGGGAATCTTTCGAAACTGAAAGTGAAGTCGTtcgcgaaatttaattaa